From Deinococcus reticulitermitis, the proteins below share one genomic window:
- a CDS encoding 4-(cytidine 5'-diphospho)-2-C-methyl-D-erythritol kinase: MTPGPARHFAPAKINLGLSVLGIRENGYHDLHSLMVPLTVGDDLDFAPADTLRLRVEGADLPTDERNLVYRAAQAYLGAAGVGEGVEITLHKRLPLASGLGGGSSDAATTLLALARLFPADVDLPALALGLGADVPFFLLGGAALAQGVGERLTPVRVPPTPLVLLNPGVEVSAGDAYRWLGGAGAFTPPLDVAALLGALERGEEVPYLNALQPEVVRRHPPIAQALAALERAGLHSPLMSGSGSTCFALARSDAQAEEAARTLAGRHPGWWVGAARTA; this comes from the coding sequence GTGACCCCAGGACCGGCTCGGCACTTCGCTCCCGCCAAAATCAACCTCGGGCTCTCGGTGCTCGGGATCCGCGAGAACGGTTACCACGACCTGCACTCGCTGATGGTGCCGCTCACGGTGGGCGACGACCTCGACTTCGCGCCGGCGGACACGCTGCGGCTGCGGGTGGAAGGCGCCGACCTGCCCACCGACGAACGCAACCTCGTCTACCGCGCGGCGCAGGCCTACCTCGGCGCGGCGGGGGTGGGCGAGGGCGTGGAGATTACCCTCCACAAGCGCCTGCCGCTCGCCTCCGGGCTGGGCGGAGGAAGTTCGGATGCGGCGACCACCCTGCTCGCTCTAGCGCGCCTCTTCCCGGCGGACGTGGACCTGCCGGCCCTCGCGCTGGGCCTCGGGGCCGACGTGCCGTTTTTCCTGCTCGGGGGCGCGGCGCTCGCGCAGGGGGTGGGCGAACGGCTGACGCCGGTGCGCGTGCCGCCCACCCCGCTCGTGCTGCTCAATCCGGGGGTGGAGGTCAGCGCGGGCGACGCCTACCGCTGGCTGGGCGGGGCGGGGGCCTTTACCCCGCCGCTGGATGTCGCGGCCCTCCTCGGAGCGCTCGAACGTGGGGAAGAGGTTCCGTACCTCAATGCCCTGCAACCGGAAGTCGTGCGCCGCCATCCGCCCATCGCGCAGGCCCTCGCGGCGCTCGAGCGAGCCGGGCTGCACTCGCCGCTGATGAGCGGTTCGGGGAGCACCTGTTTCGCCCTCGCGCGCAGCGACGCGCAGGCGGAGGAAGCGGCGCGCACGCTGGCCGGGCGACATCCGGGCTGGTGGGTGGGGGCGGCGCGGACGGCCTGA